TAGCCCCCTGACACTTCTGATTGAAGTCACTCCATCACCATGTCTACTTAAATTTTTGTCACTGTTTGAAGTGTGGATTGCACTTTGTAATCAaatgattcattattttctataaacacaaaacaaaatctctACGTATCTAAACAAAGTTTAACAAAACATTGTGGTTTTGACCTATTTGTGGGACTTTGGTGAAATCCTCTTAGATTTGTCAAACATTTATGCAAAACTTTGTTGTGCTGGATTACATGCATTCAAAAATGGTCAGCTATAATGAAAGTATGCATGATTTGTAGCTGAAAGtaagattttaaatgtgtttttattttttgcctccCTCACTTCAGGATCCATCTTGTTCATGGGGCGAGTGATGAACCCCACAGCACAAGGACCCTAAGACTGACACGCCATCACATCTCTACCCTGCCCCTTATTCTTATTTCACtacctgtatttatttatggacCAACCGGAGGGTCCACAGACACTTCAGGAAGAGGGACAATTTTTTTGTACatatctgtaaataaaattttaatacatgtttttacACTGCTTGTTTTGGTCCTTTATTCTATTACACAGTGATAATACCACCGTGATTAAAATTACCAACAAACATGGAGAAAAACAGAGTCACATCTTTACAGAACACTTTATTTACATGGCCCTTCACAGTGTAAAATAGAAACTTTATTAATGGAAATACTTACAAAAAGGCCATTTTCCACTGAACATTCCTTTTAAATAGTACTCTAGGGTTATTTACATCTTTACAGTGTATTCAAAATACTCTTTTGGTAGCGGCCTCttcacaaacaaagacaagtaTGGCAGATTTTGGTCCCTGTCCAACGAGGGAGGGAGCGGAAGAGGGCTGTCCTCTGAATCAGAAATCAACTCCTGACCTCTAGACCTTAATTCAGattatttgtgtatatttgagAAAGCTGAACAGCCCTGACCATAATAAAAGAAATTCTGCAACagacttttttccttttaaattatattaaataaacattctCAAATTTACACAAGTGCATTCACGGTTAAGTGACAAGAAGTTGGTTTGAGATTCACGGCAGAGAGTCTGGGGGgatggtgggggggggggtggggcTGGTTAAGTCATTTGGCAGCGACCAGCGTGTTGGGACAAGCTGGCTTCCAAGACCTCAGTTCATCAACACTCCAGAGGACAACAGCGTGTGTTGCATATCAGCTGTTTCAGGCtcaaataaagataaaaatgggCGGTGGGGGTAAAAGCAGCTCCAATGTTATTGCTGACTGTTATGTATTAGTATCAGTTCCTGAGCTTTTTCTTGTCCCTGTATTTAACCATTTGTAACCAATGATGTTGCATCTTTCAAActgtgtgtggctctctgtCAGAACCTGCACAGTAAAAGTCAGACTTTAAAAGTTTACCGACTCTAAGACGTAATAAAAAGCACAGATCATTTTTTATTCCGCAGGGGAAACAAAACGGTTCACCCTTAAGTTACGACTCAATTGTCATTTAGGTGAGTAATTCAAGTTAAATTCAACATTTGAATTGGAAGTTGACAATTTCAAATTCATACCCTTTACGAGCACAGCCGTGGAGTGCTTCAGTTAGTGGAGTGtataaagaaaacagacaggCTCCCATCCtcccacaaaacaaaatgcctATTATGAAAGaatactaaatattaaaagtgaCTTGAATGAAAGCGCACAAGGGGAGAAAAGCATTTCACGAGTGCCTCCACTGTTTCCCGTTTGACCCTGAGTTGGCTGAAAATGCGCACACGAGCGCACACGAGCGCACACGAGCTGAACCCTCCATACACTTTCACATCTTCACAGATAAAACATGACCGAACATCATAATCAGGCGCAGACTGCCATCCGTTTCTCGACGGAAATGTCCTGCACTCCCTCTTTCACTGCACCTCCCCGCTTGAGAGGTCGTTCACCCTCGTTTGCCACTTAAATACAACGAAATTAAATCTCGGGAGGAGAATAATCAAGAACAGTTCAGGACAGATTCACAGATCTGAAAGCAACCTCGAATAAATAGTCTACAGCCCAAATCTCTCGTTCCATAGGCAAATGATTCACCTGCAGCAAACAAATGCTTCCTCACTTGCCCCTTATGGAATCATCATACAGGGTCAACACTGCCTTTagtctgtactgtgtgtgaacCAACACGACCATCACTAATCTTGATCAGATGGAGAGAGTCCACTAAAGCTGTGATGAGGTTTGGATGCTGCCTCGTCTCGTCTCTGCAGGGGCCCCCCCGGTCCAGGAGAAGGGTTTTTAGAAGGATGTGGAGGGTGTTTGGGTTCATCATCAGTAAGTTCAGTTTGGGAATGAACCAGTCTCAGTGCGTGTCCACGTGATTCATGTTATTTGATCTGTTGTGGATCTCTTCCAGGAAGTTTTCCAGCTGCTCAATGAGAACGCGCTTCTTGAACCTTCACAGATGAGAAATGATAACAGaattttatataaacaaacatttaacttttataCCCACTTCTTCTTAAGTAGATTTTACTAGTAACCACAACTTAAGTACATAGAATACAGTGGCCAGAAGAAAGCAAGTGGGTCTAGTGAAATACCTTCTTTATAAAATAGTATTAAATATGGTCTGAACTACACCCAAGTaacaaatgtgaacaaacacaatCTCTATTCTAACTAATAAGACACTAAtaattgtattgttgttgtgcATATTAAATGCGTCATCCAAACCCAGGCTGTGTAGGTTGGAAAAAGTACTGTACGTGAATCCCTAGGGTATCAGTCCAATTAATGGAACCGTATTTGAGTGCAGACTGTGgatatcaacatgaaaacatgttgtaagtaaatctgaaaatattaaactaagAAATTAGACCAAACTGATGTAGGAAACTGAAAAACCTTCTTCCCACTACAGCTATTTACTAAAAAGAGCCGAGGAATCAGTTGAGACTTAAAGCTAATGCAGTGTTTAGGATTTCAGAGAGCGTTGAACTCTGTACCTGGCCGCCTCTTTGATGATGTTTTGGAGGAAGATGAGCCGAGTGTCCAGAGTGCCCTGTATCTGCTTCAGCAGGAGGAAGATCTTCTCATAGTctgaaaaggaaagaacaaGTGAATGATCATTAACAGCTGCGTTTCTTGGAAATGTGAATTTCCATAATCATTTCTCTATTCAAGTTATTGAATATATTGGAAATAAGGCATGGTAAAAGTAGAGCTTGGGTAGTGACACTGAATAATCAGTATTTGACCATGTTTTTGTTGTACATACGTCTGCCAGGTTTCCTGATCTCCTTAGTGATGAGCGCCCTCAGCTCGCCGTTGATCTTCATCGTCTCGTTGTGAATGTGCTTCTTCAGAGCTGCTGGTGACAGGTAGCGAGGAGGCTGGTCATCCACCAGCACCACCTCCATTCCTCCCTCGCTGCCCAGCGGCTGCTCGCCCACCTGTGGCCGCCCgttctcctcctcatccctgTGCTCGAGCTCCTGGGGTTCTGAGCCTGTGTGGTTCTCATGGTGGTCTGCGGGTCCCGATGGATGGTCTGACTCACAGTCTGAGCCCCTATCTGAGATGTAGTGATTCTGATTCAGGTGGTTGATGATTAAGTCCGGTTCAGGAGCTCCGTTGTTCATGTCCAAGtctgcaaaaacattttgttgatttgttaggtgacatttttatttagatgaGGTTTGATTCACATCTGAAATAGTTCTGTGTGGATCATATACACATCAGTCTCACCTGCTGTTGGTCGAGGGCTTGCAGGGGGTGTTACAGGAGGGGTGTAGGCCCTGCCCAGACGCAGTAGGGGTGACATGCACCGGCGTCTCTTGGGACCTCCACcctgcatgttgttgttgtcgcCTGGTCTCTTGCCCTTGTTCTGAGGACCAGTCACAAACTCGTCCGCTTCATCGATCATCATGCCCTGAGAGGAAGGTGAAAAACACAATTGGTTGGTTAGCCGTTTCTcaattaacatctttttttgtctgctACTCAGTCAGTGCAATCTACCTTCTTATCCAGTTTGAAGGGGTTGCCGAAAGTGTGCAGGCGTTTGGGCTGCTCAGGGTCTGCGTCTCGAAGAGGCTGAGGAGCAGCTTTGAGGAAGTCCTGATAGTTGCCCATTTGGGCAATTGGCACGCTGTGGAGCTGGTCTGAgcaggagaaaaggaaagtcAACGACAAAACAAAACCTAGCAGTGGAAATGGGAGCAGACCTGCACAGTGACTTACCTGAGTCCTGCCCTCTCAGACTACAGACATTGGTGTTGAGCAGGTTCCTCCTCATTCGGCTCAGCTGGTCTAACAGGTGGCTGCGAGGGATGTCGTAGGCATTCCTTAAGCTCTGAGGTTTCAAGCCCTGATCAGGACACAATTGTATAAAGAGGGATGTGCATTTAAATTCAGTCGCCCAGCGAGTCAGGTAAACTGTTGTTCCTGGTGTATTCGTATCATTCTTTGGCTGTAACAGAGTGGATATATACCGGTATTGCTAGCCTAAGAGAGCCAACAATTTAACAATTTATCAAATGCCACAGCTACAAATGTTGAGATGTTGCACTAAAACAAACGATATAAAAGATTTCAGGAGAATTGCTGAAGGAAAAACCAGGCAGCAGAACATGAAAGAGTCAgtagaaaacaataaaagacaatGTTGATGTCCATAATCATGACTGAATAACTCtcttattaaaaatgtattattaataatcCATCATTACCTTGTTAAGCAGTGCCAGATGAAATCCTTGAAACTCTTTGGGGTTGAGCTCCATGGGTAACGTTGGAGCCTCTCCTGTGAgactctgcagctgctggatgAAGTCCCTGCGCTGGGCTAGAGATATACCTCCACCCCTCCAGCGCACCTTGATGCCGGCCTCTGGTGGTGGCTTCTTACCAATTGAGGCAATAAGGCGGTCATACTCAATTTTTGACTGGGAATGTGAGAAAATTAGATGTTACTGAATGGAACAAGACTAAAAATCTAAGCAGCtctttgatctgtttttttacAGATCGATACTGACTCAGAGAGTGCTTTTCTTTTGAACATATATGAATAATAGATTTGATGTGATCAGTTCAACAACAAACCTGTTGGCTGAGCTTCTTCAAATATGAGACCACGCTGTAGCTCAGGCCGTACTCCATGTTGTCAGCCAGCAGGTTGGGTGCTCCCATGATTCTCAGAGCTTTCCTCAAAGACTGTGTGAAGAACAGAGAAATAAGATCAAGATTTACACGTTAttcaaaacaagtcaaacactGAGATGAAGAAGTCTACTGACCCCATAGTAATAGGGAGGCATGGTCTTCAGGTAGTTCTCAAAGGACTGCCGCCATTTGAGGGTTGGCTTGAACTTGTGCACTTTGATCAAGTCATCTGCAATAACCAGAATATAGCAAAAGGTAACTGACAAAAGTTTGGAGCACTAGGAGAAAAGAcggcacagagagagagactggacaTGTGCATCTTACCCAGAAGTGGTAGAAGTACAGGATAGTTATAGGGCATCACAAACAGGTTGACACAGTTCAGGGCTGTGCTGGCCTTCAAGTAGCCAAAGGGTTGGCCCAGGTCACTGTAC
This Anabas testudineus chromosome 21, fAnaTes1.2, whole genome shotgun sequence DNA region includes the following protein-coding sequences:
- the ints6 gene encoding integrator complex subunit 6; the protein is MPVLLFLIDTSASMNQRTHLGTTYLDIAKGAVETFMKLRGRDPASRGDRYMLVNFEDVPFGIKAGWKESHATFMTELRNLQATGLTTIGQSLRTAFDLLNLNRLVTGIDNYGQGRNPFFLEPAIIIAITDSNKLTSSSGVQDELHLPLTTPLPGSELTKEPFRWDQRLFALVLRIPGNASVEPEPLGGVPPDDSPITPMCEVTGGRSYSVFSQRMLNQCLESLVQKIQSGVVINFEKTGPDPPPLEDAPPEVMKSGPQPWHCCHKLIYVRPNPKTGVPIGHWPIPEAFWPDQNSPTLPPRSAHPHVRFSCLDAEPMVIDKVPFDKYELEPSPLTQYILERKSPHTCWQVFVCNSAKYSDLGQPFGYLKASTALNCVNLFVMPYNYPVLLPLLDDLIKVHKFKPTLKWRQSFENYLKTMPPYYYGSLRKALRIMGAPNLLADNMEYGLSYSVVSYLKKLSQQSKIEYDRLIASIGKKPPPEAGIKVRWRGGGISLAQRRDFIQQLQSLTGEAPTLPMELNPKEFQGFHLALLNKGLKPQSLRNAYDIPRSHLLDQLSRMRRNLLNTNVCSLRGQDSDQLHSVPIAQMGNYQDFLKAAPQPLRDADPEQPKRLHTFGNPFKLDKKGMMIDEADEFVTGPQNKGKRPGDNNNMQGGGPKRRRCMSPLLRLGRAYTPPVTPPASPRPTADLDMNNGAPEPDLIINHLNQNHYISDRGSDCESDHPSGPADHHENHTGSEPQELEHRDEEENGRPQVGEQPLGSEGGMEVVLVDDQPPRYLSPAALKKHIHNETMKINGELRALITKEIRKPGRHYEKIFLLLKQIQGTLDTRLIFLQNIIKEAARFKKRVLIEQLENFLEEIHNRSNNMNHVDTH